One Pelotomaculum isophthalicicum JI genomic region harbors:
- a CDS encoding aldehyde ferredoxin oxidoreductase N-terminal domain-containing protein has product MRYAETGYILEVDLSKGNIERVETDPRLTELHLGGQGTADRILYDRCCEADPFSPDNLLIFSAGLLIGTPVPGTNRTVVNTFSPQTGLHAHSMFGGYFGPELKHAGYDKIVIRGKAPSLVYLWINNDKVEIRDAAHLKGKGAQETARLIKEELRDPRVQVAAIGLAGENKVFVSSIEHSNSSASRGVGPVMGDKMLKAIAVRGTKDIYVARPEELWNLCLKHSKDIYNNPKVGDWMAVEWDDSFHHNNFAWGNARVRIKDYWSPELQDRWMNYTLSIRDRLQGCYNCPKHCHLVVKPPGKPRYILKCYGKDTWHQAAFKEIDFTFDILATTQEYGLDNYSTPQLIAFTIELYDNGILTDKDLPGFPSDTGERFYYLIEKIVRREGIGDVLADGVYAAARAIGNGAEVYDHNTMKKFEQLPLKLGMINYHYFLMYATGEKMNITQIEGSYPQDAIRDLEKRKEFVDNWLAAPRRFKEYYLRWEPRQEATIDESCNIVDWNEAMHYVDDAIGLCAFVSSFRGQFGGKSAYHIFNIPTYINLATGMDLTPDDLWQISRRNRNLVRAINVRRGMRRVDEAPPADHWKKRNPEKEQETLSAYYRFKGWTQDGIPTKPTLDKLDLGFIAEDFIKMGILTGEETECYRETSVNDPAGE; this is encoded by the coding sequence ATGAGGTATGCAGAGACAGGGTATATTTTAGAAGTTGATTTATCTAAAGGAAACATTGAAAGGGTAGAAACCGACCCCAGATTGACCGAGCTTCATCTTGGCGGTCAGGGTACTGCCGACAGGATCCTGTATGATCGGTGTTGTGAAGCAGATCCGTTTTCTCCTGACAATTTACTGATTTTCAGCGCCGGCCTTTTAATCGGCACACCAGTTCCCGGCACCAACCGTACCGTTGTCAATACCTTTTCTCCCCAGACAGGCCTACATGCACACTCAATGTTCGGTGGATATTTCGGGCCGGAACTGAAGCATGCCGGTTACGACAAAATAGTCATTCGCGGCAAGGCGCCCAGTCTGGTTTATTTATGGATAAATAATGACAAAGTAGAAATACGTGACGCCGCCCATCTCAAGGGGAAAGGCGCTCAAGAAACCGCAAGGCTCATTAAAGAGGAGTTGAGAGACCCCAGAGTCCAGGTGGCCGCTATCGGCCTGGCCGGTGAAAACAAGGTCTTTGTGTCTTCCATCGAACACTCCAACTCCAGCGCCTCGCGTGGGGTAGGCCCGGTCATGGGAGATAAAATGTTAAAGGCCATAGCCGTGCGTGGAACAAAAGACATTTATGTCGCCCGGCCGGAGGAGCTTTGGAATTTATGCCTGAAACACAGTAAGGATATTTACAACAACCCGAAAGTCGGGGACTGGATGGCGGTTGAGTGGGATGACAGCTTCCACCACAACAATTTCGCCTGGGGCAACGCGCGTGTGCGCATAAAAGATTACTGGAGTCCGGAACTCCAAGACAGGTGGATGAATTACACCCTAAGTATTCGGGACCGGCTGCAAGGCTGCTACAACTGTCCGAAGCATTGCCACCTTGTGGTTAAGCCCCCGGGAAAACCAAGATATATTTTAAAATGCTATGGAAAAGATACCTGGCACCAGGCTGCCTTTAAAGAGATCGACTTTACGTTCGACATACTTGCCACTACTCAGGAGTATGGACTGGACAATTACTCGACGCCGCAACTTATAGCTTTCACCATTGAACTTTACGACAACGGCATTTTAACTGACAAGGACCTGCCGGGATTTCCGTCCGACACCGGGGAGAGATTTTACTATCTCATTGAAAAAATTGTCCGGCGGGAAGGGATTGGCGATGTCCTGGCCGACGGTGTTTACGCGGCGGCCCGCGCGATTGGCAACGGCGCGGAAGTATATGATCACAACACCATGAAAAAATTCGAGCAACTGCCGCTCAAACTGGGTATGATCAATTACCACTATTTCCTTATGTATGCCACCGGTGAGAAAATGAATATCACCCAGATTGAAGGGTCCTATCCTCAGGATGCCATTCGTGATTTGGAAAAGAGAAAAGAGTTCGTGGATAACTGGCTGGCGGCCCCGAGGAGATTCAAAGAATATTATTTGAGGTGGGAGCCGCGTCAGGAAGCGACTATTGATGAGTCCTGCAACATTGTTGACTGGAATGAGGCCATGCACTACGTCGACGACGCCATTGGACTCTGCGCGTTCGTGTCGTCATTCAGAGGCCAATTCGGCGGAAAGTCCGCGTATCACATTTTCAACATTCCTACTTACATCAACCTGGCGACCGGAATGGATCTTACTCCGGACGACTTGTGGCAAATATCCAGAAGAAACCGGAACCTGGTCAGGGCCATTAATGTGAGAAGAGGCATGAGGAGAGTTGACGAGGCTCCTCCCGCGGACCACTGGAAGAAGAGAAATCCTGAAAAAGAGCAAGAAACTCTAAGCGCGTATTATAGGTTCAAAGGCTGGACTCAAGATGGAATTCCCACCAAGCCGACGTTAGACAAGCTGGACTTAGGTTTTATAGCCGAAGATTTCATCAAGATGGGTATCTTGACAGGTGAAGAGACCGAATGCTACAGAGAGACTTCGGTGAATGATCCTGCAGGGGAATGA